The Verrucomicrobiia bacterium genomic sequence TCATCGTGGGGGATGACATGGGGTATGCGGATGTGAGGTTTCATGGGTGCAAGGACATCCCCACACCGAATCTGGATGCGTTGGCGAAGGACGGGGTGAAGTTCACCAGCGGTTACGTGACGGGGCCGTATTGTTCACCGACACGCGCCGGGTTGTTGACGGGGCGGTATCAGACGCGGTTCGGGCATGAGTTCAATCCGGGCGGCGGGACCAGTGGCATGCCGGTGACGGAGAGCACCATCGCGGACCGGTTGAAGGCGGCTGGTTATGCCACGGCGCTGGTGGGCAAGTGGCACTTGGGCTCGCAGGAGATGATGCATCCGCAGAAGCGTGGCTTTGAGGAGTTCTATGGGTTTCTCGGTGGAGCGCACAGTTTCTTTGATGCGGGTGGCATCATGCGCGGCACCACGCCAGTGAAGGAGATGGATTACACGACGGATGCTTTCGGTCGAGAAGCCGTGGCGTTCGTGGAGAAGAACAAAGAGAAGCCGTGGTTCCTGTATCTGGCGTTCAACGCGGTGCACACGCCGATGCACGCCACGGAGGACCGGTTGGCGAAGTTCGCGAGCATCACGGACACGAAGCGGCGCACTTATGCGGCGATGATGTTCGCGATGGATGAGGCGATTGGCAAGGTGCGGAAATCACTGGCCGCCACGGGCCAGGAGAAGCGGACGTTGATCTGCTTCATCAGCGATAACGGCGGGCCGACGATGAACGGGGTGACGGTGAATGGCGCGGTGAACACGCCTTTGCGCGGGTCCAAGCGGACGACGCTGGAGGGCGGGGTGCGGGTGCCGTTTCTGGTGACTTGGCCGGGGCAGATCAAACCCGGCGTGTATGAAAAGCCGGTGATCCAACTGGATCTGCACGCGACGGCTTTGGCAGTCGCAGGAGTGAGCGCGAAACCGGAGTGGAAGCTGGAGGGTGTGAACTTGCTACCGTTCCTCGCGGGCAAGGAAAAGGGCGTGCCGCATGAGGCGTTGTATTGGCGGTTCGGCGAGCAGATGGCCATCCGCAAGGGTGACTTCAAGTTAGTGAAGTATGATCTGGCGGCGGAAGGCGGCAAGGGGACGAGCGCGGTGAAGCTGTATGATCTGGGCAAGGACATCGGCGAGGCGAAGGACCTGGCGGCAACGATGCCGGAGAAGGTGAAGGAATTGCAGATGGCGTGGAGTGAATGGGACAAGACGAATATCAAACCGCTGTGGGGCGGTGGGAAAGCGGATAACGACGGCGCGGAGCCAGGCAAGAAAAAGAAGAAGGCCGATGCTCGGCCGGCCAATAAGGAG encodes the following:
- a CDS encoding sulfatase-like hydrolase/transferase → MKKNFLSIIVILISLITVQAAEPKPNILFIVGDDMGYADVRFHGCKDIPTPNLDALAKDGVKFTSGYVTGPYCSPTRAGLLTGRYQTRFGHEFNPGGGTSGMPVTESTIADRLKAAGYATALVGKWHLGSQEMMHPQKRGFEEFYGFLGGAHSFFDAGGIMRGTTPVKEMDYTTDAFGREAVAFVEKNKEKPWFLYLAFNAVHTPMHATEDRLAKFASITDTKRRTYAAMMFAMDEAIGKVRKSLAATGQEKRTLICFISDNGGPTMNGVTVNGAVNTPLRGSKRTTLEGGVRVPFLVTWPGQIKPGVYEKPVIQLDLHATALAVAGVSAKPEWKLEGVNLLPFLAGKEKGVPHEALYWRFGEQMAIRKGDFKLVKYDLAAEGGKGTSAVKLYDLGKDIGEAKDLAATMPEKVKELQMAWSEWDKTNIKPLWGGGKADNDGAEPGKKKKKADARPANKE